The Candidatus Izemoplasma sp. genome has a window encoding:
- a CDS encoding carboxypeptidase M32, protein MELYEQFQTMVKKRKAYQYVLNVVGWDSNTEAPDKAFSQRPDMLGIINQELFQMQTSDTYQDVVNGLYAKLDDLTDLQQREIKKAKKALDKIVKIPEDEFVEYGKLIQLSQKKWEHAKENNDWDGFKDNLAKIIDFNRRFVDYYGFDMLPYNVLLDEYEEGWTMNDFDNFFEVLKTELVPFVKEVLNSGKSLHKDFIDMSYDTDKQKDFCEYLMDVFAFDQSRGLMKESVHPFTWNTHPSDVRFTTRYLENYVFSSIFAAIHEIGHATYEQQVDEKWNDTLLSGGTSMGIHESQSRFYENIIGRSKAFWEKHLTSLKSRFPKQLKDVTVDDFYEAINKVEASHIRVEADELTYPLHIMLRYEIEKKLFSRELEVDALPQVWNQKMKEYLGITPKDDSEGVLQDVHWSAGLLGYFPTYALGSAYAAQFYYKMAEDLDIDELIKNDKINVINDWFKEKIHQYGSSKSPKELLEDVTGETFNPMYYVRFLKDKYQELYL, encoded by the coding sequence ATGGAACTTTACGAACAGTTTCAAACAATGGTTAAGAAACGAAAAGCGTATCAGTATGTTTTGAATGTTGTTGGTTGGGATTCTAACACGGAAGCACCAGATAAGGCATTCAGTCAACGCCCTGACATGCTAGGAATTATCAATCAAGAGCTTTTTCAGATGCAGACATCAGATACTTATCAAGATGTGGTAAATGGTTTATATGCTAAATTAGATGATTTAACGGACTTGCAGCAAAGAGAAATTAAAAAGGCAAAAAAAGCATTAGATAAGATTGTAAAAATTCCTGAAGATGAGTTTGTTGAATATGGTAAACTTATCCAATTGTCGCAAAAGAAATGGGAGCATGCCAAAGAAAATAATGATTGGGACGGGTTTAAAGATAATCTTGCCAAGATTATTGATTTCAATCGTCGCTTTGTCGATTACTACGGTTTTGATATGTTACCATACAATGTGCTATTAGATGAATATGAAGAAGGATGGACAATGAACGACTTTGACAATTTCTTCGAGGTATTAAAGACTGAACTAGTTCCCTTTGTAAAAGAAGTTTTAAATAGTGGTAAATCCCTTCATAAGGACTTTATTGATATGTCGTATGACACAGATAAACAAAAGGATTTTTGTGAATATTTAATGGATGTCTTCGCGTTTGATCAAAGCCGTGGACTTATGAAAGAAAGCGTTCATCCATTTACATGGAATACGCATCCAAGTGATGTTAGATTTACAACACGCTATCTTGAAAATTATGTATTTTCAAGTATTTTTGCTGCGATTCATGAAATTGGCCATGCAACATATGAACAACAAGTTGATGAAAAATGGAACGATACCCTTTTAAGTGGTGGAACATCAATGGGGATTCATGAAAGTCAATCACGTTTCTATGAAAATATTATAGGTCGTAGTAAAGCTTTTTGGGAAAAACATTTAACGTCTTTAAAAAGCCGTTTCCCAAAACAATTGAAAGATGTTACAGTAGATGATTTTTATGAAGCAATTAATAAAGTTGAGGCATCACACATCCGCGTAGAAGCTGATGAACTTACTTATCCACTACATATCATGTTACGCTATGAGATTGAAAAGAAATTATTTTCACGAGAACTTGAAGTAGATGCATTACCGCAAGTATGGAATCAGAAAATGAAAGAATACCTTGGCATAACACCTAAAGACGACAGTGAAGGGGTGTTACAAGATGTTCATTGGAGTGCTGGTCTATTAGGGTATTTCCCAACCTATGCTCTAGGGAGCGCTTATGCAGCTCAATTTTATTATAAAATGGCAGAAGACTTAGATATTGATGAGTTAATAAAGAATGATAAGATTAATGTAATAAATGATTGGTTTAAAGAGAAAATTCATCAATATGGTTCTAGTAAATCACCAAAAGAGTTATTAGAAGATGTCACAGGAGAGACGTTTAATCCAATGTACTATGTAAGATTCTTAAAAGATAAATATCAAGAACTGTACTTATAA
- a CDS encoding flavin reductase family protein, whose product MIKDISYHDQLKTSFDQLDKAAFLTTKVGDKVNTMTIAWGGISLVWHKKVFVVFVRYTRDTYDMLEHSDAFTVSIPKSDTLKEEWVYCGRHSGRDVDKITECNLTLLPGRQVNVPVIKECETHYECKIIYKQAMEPSNIPDDVKDRFYKKHDYHVMYFGEILDSYQTKE is encoded by the coding sequence ATGATTAAGGACATTAGCTATCATGACCAGCTTAAAACAAGTTTTGATCAATTAGATAAAGCAGCTTTTTTAACAACTAAGGTCGGTGACAAAGTAAATACAATGACGATTGCTTGGGGTGGAATATCCCTTGTTTGGCATAAAAAAGTCTTTGTTGTGTTTGTCCGTTATACACGAGATACTTACGATATGTTAGAACATTCAGATGCATTTACAGTAAGCATACCCAAAAGCGATACATTAAAAGAGGAATGGGTTTATTGTGGACGGCATTCAGGAAGAGATGTGGATAAAATTACAGAATGTAATCTTACTTTATTACCAGGAAGGCAAGTAAATGTACCGGTTATAAAAGAGTGTGAAACACATTATGAATGTAAGATTATTTATAAACAAGCGATGGAACCGAGTAACATTCCTGATGATGTTAAAGATAGATTTTATAAAAAGCATGATTATCACGTAATGTATTTTGGTGAAATATTGGATTCATATCAAACTAAGGAGTGA
- the folD gene encoding bifunctional methylenetetrahydrofolate dehydrogenase/methenyltetrahydrofolate cyclohydrolase FolD, translating to MAEIISGKTLSKAIRSEVKKDVTSAIEKYGKTPHLVVVLVGDDPASQSYVRAKKRACEKAGIRSTTILKSETITEEDLLNIVSDLNNDEDVHGILVQLPLPDHINEDTIIDAIDIRKDVDGFHPLNIAYLHLGRDAIVPATPKGILTMLKSVDLEIEGKDVLVIGRSNIVGKPVSALLTRHNATVTLAHSRTKNLKMKSQRADIIIAAVGRPKMVTADMVKDGAVVIDVGVNRVDGKLVGDVDFDAISKKAKYITPVPGGVGPMTITSLLQNTLICYERIMKND from the coding sequence ATGGCAGAAATTATAAGTGGTAAAACCTTATCAAAGGCAATTAGAAGTGAAGTTAAAAAAGATGTTACATCTGCAATTGAAAAGTATGGGAAAACGCCTCATTTAGTAGTTGTTCTTGTTGGAGATGATCCTGCAAGTCAGAGTTACGTAAGAGCAAAAAAACGTGCCTGTGAAAAAGCGGGTATTCGTTCCACAACAATTTTAAAGTCAGAAACGATTACTGAAGAAGACCTCTTAAATATTGTAAGTGACTTGAACAATGATGAGGATGTTCATGGTATTTTGGTTCAATTACCATTACCGGATCATATTAACGAAGATACTATTATTGATGCTATTGACATAAGAAAGGATGTTGATGGCTTTCATCCATTAAATATTGCATATTTGCACCTTGGAAGAGATGCCATAGTTCCTGCAACCCCTAAAGGAATTTTGACGATGTTAAAAAGTGTTGATCTCGAGATAGAAGGGAAAGATGTCTTAGTTATTGGCCGTAGCAACATAGTGGGAAAACCCGTATCTGCGCTCTTAACGAGACATAATGCAACAGTTACATTAGCACATAGTAGAACTAAAAATCTAAAGATGAAATCACAGCGAGCAGATATTATTATTGCCGCAGTGGGACGACCTAAAATGGTAACGGCAGATATGGTTAAAGACGGAGCGGTTGTTATTGATGTGGGTGTTAACCGAGTTGATGGAAAACTTGTTGGGGATGTAGATTTTGATGCAATCTCTAAAAAAGCGAAATATATCACACCTGTCCCTGGTGGCGTTGGACCTATGACAATAACCTCATTGCTACAAAATACACTCATTTGTTATGAAAGGATTATGAAGAATGATTGA
- the purB gene encoding adenylosuccinate lyase: MIDRYSKEEMRDIFSKQSKYDAWLKVEIATLRAFSKLGVIPFKDVNKIEDKAKFTIDRIEEIEQETRHDVVAFTRTVSESLGDEKKWVHYGLTSTDVVDTANGIIYKRANDILFDDLLKLKEVLRTQALKYKNTPCMGRTHGIHAEITSFGLKWALWYDELNRNIKRFTTARKDVECGKISGAVGNFANTPPTVQDDVCEQLGLESASISTQTLQRDRHAHYGSVLTLIGSTIEKIALEIRHLQRTEVREVEEYFRKGQKGSSAMPHKRNPIASENITGCARMLRGYMVTLFEDIPLWHERDISHSSVERVVLPDAIMLLDYMLKRYMKVLETLTVFEGRMKENIYLTNGVIFSQRVMTQLIEGGLSREEAYDLVQPLAMKAFNHNKDFIQLIKDNREINKVLSQKAIQESFDINYFLKNVDRIYQRVGISE, encoded by the coding sequence ATGATTGATCGTTACAGTAAAGAAGAGATGCGAGACATTTTCTCTAAACAATCAAAGTATGATGCTTGGTTAAAGGTGGAAATCGCTACATTAAGGGCTTTTTCTAAACTTGGCGTTATTCCTTTTAAAGACGTGAACAAGATAGAGGACAAAGCAAAATTTACTATTGATCGTATAGAAGAGATTGAACAAGAAACGAGACACGACGTAGTGGCATTTACTAGAACTGTTTCGGAAAGCTTAGGCGATGAAAAAAAATGGGTGCACTATGGTTTAACCAGCACAGATGTTGTAGATACTGCAAACGGTATTATTTATAAACGCGCGAATGATATTTTATTTGATGATTTACTAAAACTCAAAGAAGTTCTGAGAACACAGGCACTGAAATATAAGAATACACCATGTATGGGAAGAACGCATGGGATTCATGCTGAGATTACAAGCTTTGGATTAAAATGGGCACTTTGGTATGATGAACTTAACCGCAATATTAAGCGATTTACCACTGCTAGAAAAGATGTTGAATGTGGGAAGATTAGTGGTGCAGTAGGGAACTTTGCCAATACACCACCAACCGTACAAGATGATGTTTGCGAGCAATTAGGACTTGAGAGTGCCTCAATTTCTACACAAACATTGCAAAGAGATCGTCATGCACATTATGGATCAGTCTTAACTCTAATTGGATCAACGATAGAGAAAATAGCATTAGAAATTAGACATTTACAACGAACAGAGGTTAGAGAAGTAGAAGAGTACTTTAGAAAAGGACAAAAAGGATCTAGTGCTATGCCTCATAAACGTAACCCCATTGCCTCAGAAAATATCACAGGCTGTGCAAGAATGTTAAGAGGATATATGGTGACACTTTTTGAAGACATTCCTCTTTGGCATGAACGGGATATTTCTCATAGCTCTGTTGAACGAGTTGTGTTACCAGATGCGATTATGTTACTTGATTATATGTTAAAACGTTATATGAAGGTACTAGAAACATTAACTGTCTTTGAAGGACGTATGAAAGAAAATATCTATTTAACCAATGGCGTAATATTCTCACAACGTGTTATGACACAATTGATAGAAGGTGGGTTATCGCGTGAGGAAGCCTATGATCTAGTTCAACCACTTGCCATGAAGGCGTTTAATCATAATAAAGATTTCATTCAATTAATTAAAGATAATCGTGAAATTAATAAAGTATTATCACAAAAGGCGATTCAAGAATCTTTTGATATAAATTACTTTTTGAAAAATGTAGATAGGATTTATCAACGAGTTGGTATTTCAGAATGA
- a CDS encoding TIGR01906 family membrane protein codes for MKIIRDLSKGILFITIPFILVIINANILTTTPYLNLSKGIYDSHDDIYYNHDYAIERIIGYLNYRYDDLYFGIDAEDDNVIMRDIEIRHMVDVKNVYTGLRLAALGSFILMTGSLMFLYKNKKNEIINTLDKMWIGPLFFILFVGGYIVIDFDTAFTVFHKLFFTNNDWILRSDDVLILLLPTTFWMVSGIIILIGLILELFGIYWLNNKFLKKRLQ; via the coding sequence ATGAAGATAATAAGAGATTTGTCAAAGGGGATACTGTTTATCACCATCCCCTTTATCTTAGTGATTATTAATGCTAATATATTAACCACAACACCATATTTGAACCTTTCTAAAGGGATATATGACTCCCATGATGACATATATTATAATCATGATTACGCAATCGAACGCATTATTGGATATTTAAATTACCGGTATGATGATTTATACTTTGGGATTGATGCTGAAGATGACAATGTTATAATGCGGGATATTGAAATTAGACATATGGTAGACGTAAAGAATGTGTATACAGGCTTAAGATTAGCAGCATTAGGTAGTTTTATTCTAATGACAGGCTCATTGATGTTCCTTTACAAAAATAAGAAAAATGAGATCATAAATACACTTGATAAAATGTGGATAGGCCCATTATTTTTTATTCTTTTTGTAGGTGGATATATAGTTATTGATTTTGACACTGCATTTACTGTATTCCATAAATTATTTTTTACTAATAATGACTGGATATTGCGATCAGATGATGTATTGATATTATTATTACCAACCACGTTTTGGATGGTGAGTGGAATTATAATACTAATAGGATTGATATTGGAGCTATTCGGAATATATTGGTTAAATAACAAATTTCTAAAGAAACGCTTACAATAG